One genomic region from Halobacteria archaeon AArc-dxtr1 encodes:
- a CDS encoding protoporphyrinogen oxidase: MATFLVLYGTGEGQTKKVATRIGDVLADRGHAATTVNASGISPEFAIDDFDAVVVGASIHAGKHQPAVREFVTATRDPLATKPTAFFQVSLSSADEGGQAQAASYVEEFIEATDWHPDRIGLFGGALRYTKYGFLKRLVMKQIAKRKVTGMPDADSAGDVEFTDWDEVEAFAADVAAFAEGRLGITPPAGDEQAGLE; encoded by the coding sequence ATGGCAACATTCCTTGTACTCTATGGAACCGGTGAGGGACAGACGAAGAAAGTTGCAACTCGCATCGGTGACGTACTCGCCGACCGCGGGCACGCAGCCACGACGGTGAATGCGAGTGGAATTTCGCCGGAGTTCGCTATCGATGACTTCGACGCGGTCGTCGTCGGCGCGTCCATTCACGCCGGCAAGCACCAGCCCGCTGTCCGTGAGTTCGTCACCGCTACCCGCGACCCGCTGGCGACGAAACCAACCGCCTTCTTTCAGGTGTCGCTGTCCTCGGCCGACGAAGGCGGGCAAGCCCAGGCGGCTAGCTACGTCGAGGAGTTCATCGAGGCCACCGACTGGCATCCCGATCGAATCGGCCTGTTCGGTGGCGCGTTGCGCTATACGAAATATGGGTTTCTGAAGCGACTGGTGATGAAACAGATCGCCAAGCGAAAGGTGACCGGGATGCCCGACGCAGACTCGGCGGGAGACGTCGAATTTACGGATTGGGACGAGGTCGAAGCGTTCGCCGCCGACGTTGCCGCGTTTGCTGAAGGTCGACTCGGGATTACACCTCCTGCTGGTGACGAGCAGGCAGGACTCGAATGA